ACGCACCCCAGCTTCGCCTGCACAAAACAGGCGGTGGAAGGGAAAAACATGTCGGGTGTGCTGGTGCCGACAAGGATGAGGTCCACCTCTTCCGGTGTTACCTTGGCGGCGGCAAGCGCTTTTTGCGCGGCGGGCACCGCCAAGTCCGATGCGCTCGTCCCCTTGCCGGCGATGCGGCGCTCACGGATGCCGGTCCGTTCCACTATCCACTGGTCGGAGGTCTGAACCATTTTTTCCAGATCGTGGTTGGTCAGAACCTTGTCGGGCAGGTGGCGTCCGGTTCCGGCGATAACGGCGTGTGGCACGGCCCCCTCCTAGACGGGTTCTTTTTCCGCTTCGGCTGGCCGGAACTGGGCGTTCTTTTCCATTCCAACGCGGATTTTGTTAATGACGTCCATTTCGATATAGAGCTCCGCCTGCTTGATGGCGTTCTTGATGGATTTCGCCTTGGATGACCCGTGCGAGATGATGACCCCGCCGTTGATGCCCAGCAGCGGCGCGCCGCCATATTCGTGGTAATCGATTTTCTTTTTGAATGCGGCGAATTGCGGCTTGACGAGAAGATAGGCCAGTTTGGCGCGCCAGTTGGCCGTGAAAATGTCCCGCAGGGCGTTTTGCAGAAATTCCGCCAGCGATTCGCTCACCTTCAGCGTTATGTGTCCCAGCAGGCCGTCGCACACGATCACGTCAACGCCGCCGCGGTAGACCTCCTTGGCCTCCACGTTGCCGATGAAATTGACGGAGCTTGCTTTCAGCATGGACGCCGCCTCGCGGATCACGTCGGTTCCCTTGCCCTCTTCCTCGCCGATGGAAAGGGTGCCGACCCGCGGATTATCGATGCCGAGGACGAACGAGGCGTAAACCGAGCCCATGACGCCGAATTCGAACAGCGTGCCGGCCTTTACGTCGACATTCGCGCCGGCATCCAGCAGCACGGTGAAGCCGCGCGCGGTCGGCAGCATGACGGCGATCGGCGCGCGGCCGATGCCGGGAATGGTCCGGAGCTTCAGCAGCGCGGCGGCCATCACGGCGCCGGTGTTGCCGGCGCTGACGAAAGCGGCGCACCCCCCCGATTTCAGGAGGTCGATCCCCACCGATATGGAGGAGTTTTTTTTCTTCCGGATGGCGACGGCGGGGGATTCGTCCATGCCGACCACTTCCGTGGCCGGCACGATTTCCAGTCCGGCGTTCGTCCCGCCCAGCCGGTCAAGTTCCGCCCTAATCCGCTCCTCGACGCCAACGAGCACGATGGGGCTTTTGACCTCTTTCGAAGCCTGGAGCGCCCCCTCAACGATGGCCGCGGGGGCGTGGTCGCCCCCCATGGCGTCAACGGCGATTTTCAAGGCGGCTTATTCCATCTCTACTTTGATAACTTCCTTGCCGTTGTAAGCGCCGCACGAGGGACAGACCTGATGCGGCGGTTTCACCGCCTGGCAGCTGGGGCAGGTGGACATGCCCGGCGCTTTCAGGAAATGATGGGCGCGGCGAAAGCCCTTTTTCCGTGCGGTGGTCTTTTTCTTTGGTTGAGTCATAACGTTAACCTTCCTTTCCTAGTGGATGTGGCATTATAGCCGTTCTTTCAGTTTTTGCAGCGCGGCAAAGCGCGCATCCGGTTCTTTCGGTGTGCAGCCGCAGGGAGCGGTATTCAGATCGGCGCCGCATTTGGGACAGAGTCCCTTGCACTCCTCCATGCAGAGCGGCTTGAAGGGAATGGCCAGCAGGAGATGGTCGCGCAGCACCGGGAAAAGATCGAGCTTCTCCCCGTCGTGGAAATTCACATCCCCATCGTCCTCTTCCTCCCCTTCGGGTGATTCCGCGGCGCGCGGAAAAAAGGGGGCCTCGATGGCCGGGGCCAGCGTCATCCCGTATTCCGCCAGGCAGCGGCTGCATTGCAGCTTCACCGTTCCTTCGACACGGCCCGTCACGAAGATGTCTTCGCCGGCCTTTGTGAGAGCCAACTCCGCCGTCACGTTCCCCACGCCGTTGACGCCGTCCCCCTCGTTGAAGAAAAAGCCGAACGGTTTTTCCATCCGGAGGACGAGGCCGTTTTCGGGATCGATGTTCTCTAAATCGATTTCGATGCGGTTTTTATGTTCAATCTTCATGATCACTTTCTATGCGAAGTCCAACGCCCGCCGGCAGGACTCCTCGATAGCGGCGTTCAGCGCCGGCGCTTCGCCCCCCTCAAAAGGGGCCAAAACGTAATCGGCGGCATCCTGCCATTCAGGGGGCCGTCCGACACCGATGCGAATCCTCCGGAAATCCGGCGTTCCCAGATGTTCCGCGACGGACGACACGCCGTTGTGTCCGCCCGCGCCGCCGCCTATCTTATCCTTAACTTTGCCCAGCGGCACGTCAATGTCGTCATGCAACACGGTGATGCCGTCCGGCTTTAGCGAAAACTTCCGCGCCAAAGCGGCAACCGGCCCGCCGCTGAGATTCATATACGTCCACGGCTTGGCCAGCACCACTTCGTGGCCGCCCGCCTCCCCGCGCGCCACGAATGCGCCAAGCATCTCGCGGTTGAAACGGATACCGAGTATCTCGCCGAGGCGGTCAAGCGCCATAAACCCGGCGTTATGCCGGGTTCGAGCGTACTTCGGCCCCGGGTTTCCCAGGCCGACCAGCAATTTCACGTTTCAACGACAAGATTATTTCTTGCCGCCCTCTTTCCCGCCGCCTTTGGCCGGGGCCGCGCCCTTGCCCGCCGGAGCCTTGGCATCGGCGGCCTTGCCCGCCGGCGCCGCCGCGCCCTTGCCCGCCGCGGCCGGAGCCGCGCCAGCGGCCGGAGCCGCGCCTTCGGCCGGAGCCGCGCCTTCGGCGACAACCGCCGCCACGACTTCTTCCTTCTTCGGCGTGATGCAGGAAACAGCCGGATGATCGGCCGCGTCGGTCACCCTGATTCCTTCGGGCAACTTAAGGTCGGAAATGTGCCACACCTTGTTGATGTCAAGGCTGGAAATATCGACATTGATGGCGCGCGGCATCACGGACGGCATGCACTCCACATTGAGGTCGCGGGCGTGAATGCGGATTTCGCCACCGCTCACCTTCACGCCGACGGCTTCGCCGCTATACACAACCGGCAGCTTGACCATGATCGGCTTGTTGAGGTCGATTTCCAGCAGATCCGCGTGGATGAACTGGTCGGTGAGCGGGTGAAACTGCAATTCTTTGAGCAGGGCGTTGTGCAACCCCTTGCCGTCCCCCATTTCGAGCTGAAGGATGACGTGTGTGCCGCTGGGGCCGGAAAGGGCCTTCTTGAGCTCCTTGGCGTCGACGGTAAGTTTCTGCGAGGCCGTCAAGCCGTAAATGACGGCCGGCACCTGCCCCGCGCGGCGCAGCCCGGCGGATACCTTTTTCCCCATTTCGGCGCGTTTATCCACTTTCAGCGTTATCGTTTCCATTGCGTATGTTCTCCCTGCCTGAGTTTAGGTTTTATATTCAAAAGTTTAATATTCGAAAAGACCGCTCACCGAGCGCTCAAGGTGTATCCGTTCAATCGCATCGGCGAACATCGGGGCGATATCGAGCACCTCCAGCTTGCCGCACAGCTTGATCCGCGCGGATTGGTCGATGGAATTGGTGCAGTAGAGTTTTTTCAACGGCGAGGCGTTGATCCGCTCCACCGCCTTGCCGCTCAGCACCGCGTGGCTGCAAAGGGCCTGCACCGTCGTGGCGCCGTTTTCCAGCAATGCGTTCACCGCTTCGGTCAATGTGCCGGCGGTATCCACCATATCGTCCACTATCAGCACGTCCTTCCCCTTCACATCGCCTATGATGTGGTAGGCCTTCGCCTGGTTCTTTCCCTCGCGCCGCTTGTCGATGATGCCGAGGCCGCATTCGAGGTATTTGGCGTAGGCGCGGGCGCGTTCCACGCCGCCGGCGTCCGGCGAGATGACCATGAGGTCGTTGAACGTTTGTTTGCGCAGGTGGTCGATCATCAGCGGCGCGCCGTAGAGATGATCCACCGGCTTGCCGAAAAAGCCCTGAATCTGGCCGGCATGCAAATCCATGAAGAGCGCGCGGTCTATACCGGCGGCGATGAGCAGGTCGGCCACCAGGCGCGCGGTGATCGGCGTGCGGCTTTGCACCTTGCGGTCCTGCCGCGAATAGCCGGAATAGGGGAGCACCGCGGTGATGCGGCGGGCCGAAGCGCGCTTGACCGCATCGATCACGATCAACAGCTCCATCAGGTGGTCATTCACCGGCGGACAGGTGGACTGCACGATGAAAACATCGCCGCCGC
This is a stretch of genomic DNA from Nitrospinota bacterium. It encodes these proteins:
- the rpmF gene encoding 50S ribosomal protein L32, producing MTQPKKKTTARKKGFRRAHHFLKAPGMSTCPSCQAVKPPHQVCPSCGAYNGKEVIKVEME
- a CDS encoding aminoacyl-tRNA hydrolase — encoded protein: MKLLVGLGNPGPKYARTRHNAGFMALDRLGEILGIRFNREMLGAFVARGEAGGHEVVLAKPWTYMNLSGGPVAALARKFSLKPDGITVLHDDIDVPLGKVKDKIGGGAGGHNGVSSVAEHLGTPDFRRIRIGVGRPPEWQDAADYVLAPFEGGEAPALNAAIEESCRRALDFA
- the plsX gene encoding phosphate acyltransferase PlsX produces the protein MKIAVDAMGGDHAPAAIVEGALQASKEVKSPIVLVGVEERIRAELDRLGGTNAGLEIVPATEVVGMDESPAVAIRKKKNSSISVGIDLLKSGGCAAFVSAGNTGAVMAAALLKLRTIPGIGRAPIAVMLPTARGFTVLLDAGANVDVKAGTLFEFGVMGSVYASFVLGIDNPRVGTLSIGEEEGKGTDVIREAASMLKASSVNFIGNVEAKEVYRGGVDVIVCDGLLGHITLKVSESLAEFLQNALRDIFTANWRAKLAYLLVKPQFAAFKKKIDYHEYGGAPLLGINGGVIISHGSSKAKSIKNAIKQAELYIEMDVINKIRVGMEKNAQFRPAEAEKEPV
- a CDS encoding ribose-phosphate pyrophosphokinase — translated: MANNPIIIAGRSNPALADGIAKGIKTSLTKTDIVNFSDGEIFCQIMENIRGGDVFIVQSTCPPVNDHLMELLIVIDAVKRASARRITAVLPYSGYSRQDRKVQSRTPITARLVADLLIAAGIDRALFMDLHAGQIQGFFGKPVDHLYGAPLMIDHLRKQTFNDLMVISPDAGGVERARAYAKYLECGLGIIDKRREGKNQAKAYHIIGDVKGKDVLIVDDMVDTAGTLTEAVNALLENGATTVQALCSHAVLSGKAVERINASPLKKLYCTNSIDQSARIKLCGKLEVLDIAPMFADAIERIHLERSVSGLFEY
- a CDS encoding 50S ribosomal protein L25, encoding METITLKVDKRAEMGKKVSAGLRRAGQVPAVIYGLTASQKLTVDAKELKKALSGPSGTHVILQLEMGDGKGLHNALLKELQFHPLTDQFIHADLLEIDLNKPIMVKLPVVYSGEAVGVKVSGGEIRIHARDLNVECMPSVMPRAINVDISSLDINKVWHISDLKLPEGIRVTDAADHPAVSCITPKKEEVVAAVVAEGAAPAEGAAPAAGAAPAAAGKGAAAPAGKAADAKAPAGKGAAPAKGGGKEGGKK
- a CDS encoding DUF177 domain-containing protein, with protein sequence MKIEHKNRIEIDLENIDPENGLVLRMEKPFGFFFNEGDGVNGVGNVTAELALTKAGEDIFVTGRVEGTVKLQCSRCLAEYGMTLAPAIEAPFFPRAAESPEGEEEDDGDVNFHDGEKLDLFPVLRDHLLLAIPFKPLCMEECKGLCPKCGADLNTAPCGCTPKEPDARFAALQKLKERL